In the Thermococcus sp. genome, one interval contains:
- a CDS encoding tRNA-dihydrouridine synthase, with the protein MASLEVELFGIRFENPLILASGINDKTPEQWIRAHEEGAGGVVTKSIGIEPRKGYDNPTIVELPYGLINAMGLPNPGWKGFLEMIEGYTFDFPLIVSIFGGTPEEFAFLAEKLSDVADAFELNLSCPHAKGYGMEIGQKPENVYEVVKTVKDATNKPVIAKLTPNTDEVTKLGLA; encoded by the coding sequence ATGGCGAGCCTTGAGGTAGAGCTTTTCGGGATAAGGTTCGAGAACCCGCTCATCCTCGCATCCGGAATAAACGACAAGACCCCGGAGCAGTGGATTCGAGCGCATGAAGAAGGCGCCGGGGGAGTCGTAACAAAATCCATCGGAATCGAGCCGAGAAAGGGCTACGACAACCCAACGATAGTGGAGCTCCCCTACGGCCTGATAAACGCGATGGGACTGCCGAACCCGGGCTGGAAGGGTTTCCTTGAGATGATCGAGGGCTACACCTTCGACTTTCCGCTCATCGTTTCCATCTTCGGAGGAACACCTGAGGAGTTCGCCTTTCTCGCTGAAAAGCTGAGCGACGTTGCCGATGCTTTCGAGCTGAACCTCAGCTGTCCCCATGCCAAGGGCTACGGCATGGAGATCGGCCAGAAGCCAGAGAACGTGTATGAAGTTGTCAAAACCGTCAAAGACGCCACCAATAAGCCGGTCATAGCGAAGCTGACCCCCAACACCGACGAGGTAACGAAGCTCGGCTTGGC